In Hevea brasiliensis isolate MT/VB/25A 57/8 unplaced genomic scaffold, ASM3005281v1 Scaf10, whole genome shotgun sequence, one genomic interval encodes:
- the LOC131176406 gene encoding uncharacterized protein LOC131176406, whose product MELPPHSPQGSPLQVTPLVMQSPNPDSPPQQTPPPPPTSTYKRKIRSKSTRPMASAPPLTKRKDPPTTPLSEPPPKNPKTSASTRQGVGISTSTPQAKSPSSSKKQTSAATQVSKLPWPLPDATHKATFKRLKDRKVQPTSLPPSDTVQPAADIGPTAQPEAQSVPPVQQHSTEPAPPTQST is encoded by the exons ATGGAATTGCCTCCCCATTCCCCTCAAGGCTCTCCTCTCCAAGTCACGCCCCTAGTAATGCAGTCCCCCAATCCCGATTCTCCTCCACAACAAACCCCTCCACCACCTCCCACATCCACCTATAAGAGGAAAATCCGGTCGAAATCAACCCGACCCATGGCCTCTGCACCTCCTCTCAcaaaacgcaaagacccacctaCTACTCCACTTtcagagcctccacccaaaaaTCCCAAAACTTCAGCTTCCACACGACAGGGGGTTGGCATTTCTACCTCTACCccacaagccaaatcaccctcttcTAGCAAAAAGCAAACTTCAGCAGCAACACAGGTATCTAAACTACCTTGGCCCCTTCCTGATGCAACCCACAAGGCAACTTTTAAGAGACTAAAGGACAGGaaagtgcaacccactag tttgccaccttCTGACACTGTACAACCAGCAGCAGATATAGGACCCACTGCACAACCAGAGGCACAATCTGTACCACCAGTCCAACAGCATTCTACTGAACCTGCACCACCCACTCAGTCTACATAG
- the LOC131176411 gene encoding wall-associated receptor kinase 2-like, whose translation MQLLMMIHGLLLLVLLSATEAAVSPTSHAKPGCPDSCGNLSIPYPFGTRKGCYLNESFLITCNHSTNTPFLQYGDIQVLNISLDGQLRIFSWLARDCYDKYGWLQQSSQYAWHFLSIFTISWSRNNFVAVGCDALAWVIGSLGQGSATGCLSLCNTMDSVVNGSCSGIGCCQTSIPKGVRDFNISVTSFKNHTNILDFNPCSYAFVVEDGMYNFSSLDFVNLRNKERFPVVLDWAIGDTTCEEARKNRTAYACKENSMCLDSDNEPAGYRCYCSSGYKGNPYLSNSCQDVNECEDPSLNKCVFAKNCVNTEGNYACFCPKGYRGDGLREGGTGCTAEDTAEDKQSLKTKAIIGSSFAISLLFVIMACALCGIQRRKINELKQKNFRDNGGPVLRQLLSKIERSAEKAKIFTEDELKKATNNFNESEIVGRGGFGIVYKGTLNNKLVAIKKSRVMDHDQIEQFVNEVFVLSQIKHPNVVKLIGCCLETSVPLLVYEFIINKTLHHHIHNEVSGSSMPWKTRLKIAVETADALAHMHSDAPIHIIHRDVKSENILLNDDFQAKVSDFGVSRLVPLDQTQLPTLVQGTFGYIDPEYFHSGLLNEKSDVYSFGVVLLELLTGEKALSSDRPDKDKSLAAFFISSMKEDRLFEILHERVRNEGNQEQIKGVAELARRCLRFKGVKRPTMKEVKMELEELMIGKCLHVEVRTDFEETEPLLGPPTNFCSTSVSIGPDSTKYQAALQLESGR comes from the exons ATGCAGCTTTTGATGATGATTCACGGGCTGTTACTGTTAGTATTATTATCAGCAACTGAAGCAGCAGTATCACCAACATCTCATGCCAAACCTGGTTGCCCAGACAGTTGCGGGAACCTCAGCATCCCATATCCATTTGGCACGCGTAAGGGGTGCTACCTAAATGAATCTTTCTTGATAACCTGTAACCACTCCACCAATACACCATTTTTGCAGTATGGAGACATACAAGTCCTAAACATATCACTTGATGGTCAGCTTCGAATCTTCTCCTGGTTAGCCCGAGATTGCTATGACAAGTACGGCTGGCTGCAGCAATCTTCTCAGTATGCGTGGCACTTCTTATCCATATTCACCATCTCTTGGTCCCGGAATAACTTTGTTGCGGTAGGTTGTGACGCTTTGGCATGGGTTATAGGTTCCTTGGGACAGGGCTCTGCCACCGGATGTTTGTCCCTCTGTAACACAATGGATTCAGTGGTTAATGGTTCCTGCTCTGGTATTGGCTGCTGTCAAACCTCCATACCTAAAGGCGTAAGGGATTTCAATATCAGTGTGACAAGCTTTAAAAACCACACAAACATATTGGACTTCAACCCCTGCAGCTACGCCTTTGTTGTTGAAGATGGTATGTATAATTTTTCTTCATTAGATTTTGTTAATTTACGAAACAAAGAACGGTTCCCTGTGGTACTTGATTGGGCAATCGGAGACACTACATGTGAAGAAGCTAGAAAGAACAGAACAGCTTATGCATGTAAGGAGAATAGTATGTGCCTTGACTCTGATAATGAACCTGCTGGATATCGTTGTTACTGCTCTAGTGGTTACAAGGGGAATCCTTACCTCTCAAATAGTTGCCAAG ACGTTAATGAATGTGAGGATCCTAGCCTCAACAAATGTGTTTTTGCCAAAAATTGTGTAAACACAGAAGGAAACTATGCCTGTTTCTGTCCCAAGGGCTACCGAGGCGATGGATTAAGAGAAGGTGGAACAGGTTGTACTGCTGAAGATACTGCTGAAGATAAACAATCATTGAAGACAAAAGCTATCATCG GTTCAAGTTTTGCCATTTCCCTTCTATTTGTCATCATGGCATGTGCATTATGTGGAATTCAAAGAAGGAAAATCAACGAGCTTAAACAGAAAAATTTCAGAGACAATGGTGGGCCTGTTTTGCGACAATTACTGTCCAAGATTGAAAGATCCGCAGAAAAAGCTAAAATTTTCACCGAAGATGAGCTCAAAAAGGCAACGAATAATTTTAATGAAAGTGAAATTGTCGGCCGAGGAGGTTTTGGTATAGTTTACAAAGGAACTTTAAATAACAAATTAGTGGCAATAAAAAAGTCCAGAGTTATGGACCATGATCAGATTGAGCAATTTGTTAATGAGGTGTTCGTTCTCAGCCAAATCAAGCATCCAAATGTGGTAAAACTTATAGGTTGTTGCTTGGAAACGTCAGTTCCCTTACTAGTCTATGAGTTCATTATCAACAAGACCCTCCATCACCACATACACAATGAAGTTAGTGGGTCATCCATGCCATGGAAAACTCGTCTGAAGATTGCAGTGGAAACTGCCGATGCACTTGCACATATGCACTCTGATGCTCCCATACATATCATTCACAGGGATGTTAAATCTGAAAACATACTCTTGAATGATGATTTCCAAGCAAAAGTGTCTGATTTTGGAGTTTCAAGATTGGTTCCTTTGGACCAAACTCAGCTGCCTACATTGGTTCAAGGAACATTTGGATACATAGATCCTGAGTACTTCCATTCAGGCTTGTTAAATGAAAAGAGTGATGTGTATAGCTTTGGGGTTGTCCTTCTAGAGCTATTGACAGGAGAGAAGGCACTTTCTTCTGATAGGCCAGACAAGGACAAAAGTTTGGCTGCCTTCTTCATTTCTTCAATGAAAGAAGACCGCTTGTTTGAAATTCTCCACGAACGAGTGAGAAATGAGGGAAACCAGGAGCAGATTAAGGGGGTTGCTGAGCTCGCAAGACGTTGCTTAAGATTCAAAGGAGTGAAAAGACCTACAATGAAGGAAGTTAAAATGGAACTTGAGGAACTAATGATCGGCAAATGCCTTCATGTTGAAGTTCGCACTGATTTTGAAGAGACAGAGCCCCTGCTTGGTCCACCAACCAACTTCTGCAGCACTAGTGTATCGATTGGACCTGATAGCACAAAGTATCAAGCAGCCCTGCAGTTAGAGAGTGGGCGTTGA